DNA from Aggregatimonas sangjinii:
ATAAATGAATTTATTGGTCATTGGATTGGAAATAATGCTGATGACACGTCTCAAGAAGGAATCGCTCTTTTATTGGAGACTACCCTAAAATTCAAAAAGCAGGATTGGGAAGAAACAAATCGAAGTTCAATTGGGTTCATTTATCAATATTTCTTTAAGTACAAAAGTTTATTAATACAACTCTGTATTGGTCTTTTAGCAGGTAGCGTTTTACAGCTTATTTTCCCATTTTTGACACAAAGTATAGTAGATGTGGGTATTCAAAATCAAGATGTTAGCTTCATATACATTGTTCTTATTGCACAAGTGATGCTTTACATTGGAAAAGCTAGTATTGAAATCTTTAGGAGTTGGATTTTATTACATCTTAGCACGCGTATCAATATTTCTTTGGTTTCTGATTTTTTCATAAAATTAATGAACCTCCCGATTGCATTCTTCGATACTCGTATGACAGGAGATATAATGCAACGTATCAATGACCATAATAGGATTGAACAGCTGCTCACGGGTTCTACTTTAAACACGTTGTTTTCATTCGTCAACTTAGTTGTTTTTGGTGCTGTTTTATTCTATTACAGTCCTACAATTTTTTTGATTTTTATATTTGGTAGTTTCCTATATGTTATATGGATACTTTATTTTTTAAAACGTAGAAAAGAATTGGATTACAAACGTTTTTCTGAGCTTAGTGAAGAGCAAAGCACCGTCATTGAACTTATCAATGGGATGCAAGAGATTAAAATGAATAATGCAGAAAAGCAAAAAAGATGGAAATGGGAATTTAATCAAGCACGTCTGTTTAAAGTCTCAATAAAAAGTCTGTCTTTGGAACAGACCCAAGGAACAGGATCTTCTTTTATAAACGAACTCAAAAATATTGGGATAACATTTACTTCGGCGATTTTAGTTATTGAAGGAAGCATAACGTTGGGAATGATGCTCTCTATACAATATATTATTGGCCAATTAAACGGCCCTATCACTCAAATGGTAGGCTTTATCCGTGCTTATCAAGACGCTAAAATCAGTATGGAACGTTTGGCAGAAATTCACGACAAAGATGATGAAGAAAGTAAAGAAAAACAATTTGTTTCAGTTGTAAAAGAGAACCAAGAATTACAATTAAGTAAAGTAGATTTTAGATACTTAGGTAGTGATGAAAAGGTATTAAAAGGGATTGATTTGGTCATACCGCCGAAAAAGATAACCGCCATTGTAGGCGCAAGTGGTAGCGGAAAAACTACTTTAATGAAACTTTTACTGAAATTTTACCAACCTGATAATGGAACAATTACTTATGGTGAAAATGACTTAGCTTCTATTTCACATAGAACTTGGAGGGATGAATGCGGAGTGGTCATGCAAGAGGGATATATTTTTAATGATACAATAGGTTATAATATCGCTGTTGGGCAAAGTGTGATTGATTATCAAAAGTTAATTAAAGCATCTAAAGTTGCCAATATTTATGATTTCATCCAAAATCTGCCTCTTGGATTTAACACCAAAATTGGTAATGAAGGAATAGGAATAAGCACTGGACAAAAACAACGTTTGTTAATAGCGAGAGCGATTTACAAGAATCCTAAAATTTTATTTTTCGATGAGGCTACCTCCGCACTGGATTCTAAGAATGAACGTATTATTATGGAAAATCTTAATTCATTTTTTAAAAATAGAACGGTAGTTGTTATTGCTCACCGATTAAGCACAGTTAAGAATGCCAATAAAATAGTGGTAATTGATGAGGGTGAAATTATAGAAATAGGCTCTCATGAAGCATTGTTAAGTACAAAAGGGATATATTATAATTTGGTTAGGAGTCAATTGGAACTTGGAAATATAAAAAGGTAAAATGCCAGATAAGGTTAAGATTATAAAACTTAAATTACGGTCAGAAGAAGTACAAGAAATTCTGACAACACCACCTTCATGGATTGTACGCTGGGGAATGGCCCTTATCTTTATCTTAACAATTATTCTTATACTACTATCTTTTTTAATAAATTATCCGGACTTTGTAACGGCAAAAATATTGGTAACAACTAAAGAACCGACCGAAAAGATAGTAGCTAGATATTCTGGTTCAATAGATAAATTTTTTGTTGAAAATCGGGACAGCGTCCAAATTGGACAGGCAATCGCAGTTTTGAAAAATTCTGCAATAGATACTGACGTTTATCGACTAAAAGAGCTTCTGGACTCCATTGGCTACAATATAAGAGATTTCATTTTTCCTTTAGAAGTTACATCCAAGCTAAGGCTAGGGGAAATTGAGCCATCATATATTGAATTTGAAAAAAATTATATTGAATATAGTCTACTGAAGAATCTAAAGCCCTACGAAAATCAATTGTCAGGGAATAGAAATTCACTTACAGAACTCAAAAGTCAGATGACAAATCAAATCGCACAAAAAAAAATTTTAGAAGACGAAATTATTTTAAGGCAAAATGAATTTGAACGTCACGAAAGACTATTTAAAAAAGGAGTTATTTCAAATCAAGAGTATGAACAGAAACAATTGGATATTTTACAAACGCAGAAAAGTATAAATGCAATGGCTATTTCAATTTCTCAAATGCGCGAAGCTATATCTGGTGCCAATCAATCCATAAGAACTACATTTATTAACAAAAACAAGGACAATACAACTTTTTTAAAGAACCTCTTGCAAGCCTATAACACCTTAAATCGCGCTATAGGCGAGTGGGAATATAAGTATGTTCTATCATCTTCCATTAACGGTAAAATCAGCTTTCATGAATTTTGGGGAACTAATCAACAGGTAAATACAGGTGATGTTGTATTCTCTATATTACCACTAGATAAGAACGAATTAGTTGGTAAATTGGTCATTCCATCGCAGAATGCTGGTAAAGTGATTCTGGGACAAAAAGTATTAGTCAAATTAGATAATTTCCCGTACCAACAATATGGAATGCTAATTGGCGAGGTAAAGAACATATCCGCCTCACCCAATTCAGAAGGAAATTATTTTGTTTACATAGCTCTTTCAAATGGAACTAAAACATCTTATAACAAAACACTTCCTTTTGACCAAGAACTAATAGGAAACGCAGAAATAATCACAGAAAATTTAAGTATTGCACAACGTATTCTTTATAAATTCAAGGATGTTTTTAAGTATTAACCAAAAGATGTAAATCGATATACTATATCGAGAGGACATTTTCAATACTTCTGTAGGCTTACCCTTTTAATTACATCGTAGATACACCCCAGCCCTTACCGAAATCAACTTTTAAACACTGACCATAGTAAAAAAAGGGATCAAGTATGAAAATGATTCAAAAACATTCCTCTGGCAATCTGAGGACATATATTCTTGAAAATTAGCCGAACTCCTAAACGCGCCGAAAAATATAATTAATTTGAAACGCTTACCACACCGCCGTTGAAAGTAGTGTTGTATTCCAGCATATCGTAGTATCGCATACCATCTTCCGGTCGTGAAAACTGCTGTCCGGTGAATAGGCTGTATTCAAAATCCTCACAGGGGCATACGGCTGTTTGCCCATTTAATTCCATCGTGGAACACTCGTTCGGAGCGTGATTCGGACAACTCGCCTCAAAAGCACGAAACTGCTCGAGGCCTACGTTCATGACAAAGATACCCCGTGTGCCTACACCGTTCGTACCCACAAAGACTGCGTTTCCCGTATTGCTCAACGGACTGTACAAGGGCAAGTTCAGATTCAAATCAAAACGAAATCGGACTTCGACCAGATACGGATTGCGATTCCCGCGATCATTGTCGCAGGCCATCATCAAAATCAAAAGAAAACATCCCAAAATACGTTGCATACGGTGTGCTCTTAATACCTTCATTCCAGCAAAAATGAACAAAAATATGTATATTTGTATAGAATCCTCTTTAAAAGCCGCATGCTTAGCGGCACATTCAGGGGATTTTTCTTATTAAAATACCTTAGCAACTCATTGCCGTAAAAGTGTTCGACAAAATTGCTTTGGTAGCGAAAGGGGATATCCCTTTCCCTTTAAAACGATCAAATTATGAGTAACGTATCTTATTATACCCCTGAGGGCCTAAAAAAATTGAAAGACGAACTGAATCAATTAAGGGACGTAGAACGACCGAAGGCATCGCAGGCGATCGCCGAGGCCCGGGACAAGGGCGACCTGTCGGAAAACGCGGAGTATGATGCGGCCAAAGAGGCACAAGGCTTATTGGAAATGCGCATTTCTAAAATGGAAAGTACCTTGGCCAATGCCAGATTGATTGACGAGTCGCAATTAGACACTTCAAAAGTGTTGATTCTGTCCACGGTAAAACTGAAGAACCATAACAATGGAATGGAAATGAAATACACCCTGGTCGCCGAGAGCGAAGCGGATTTAAAAAGCGGAAAAATTTCGGTGAGCTCCCCGATCGGTCGTGGTCTTTTGGGGAAAAAAGTTGGAGATACGGCTGAAATTACCGTGCCTAGCGGCACTTTAAAATTTGAGATTTTAGAGATTTCCAGAAGTTAAGCCGCAGTATTTGGCTATATTTAATCCTGCCGAAAGGCGGGATTTTTTATGACTGCTAAACACGAACCCATGCCAACCCTCTTCACAAAAATCATCAATGGAGAAATACCCTGTTACAAAATAGCGGATGACGAGAACTATTTCGCTTTTCTAGACATTAACCCCAACGCAAAAGGCCACACGCTCTGCATTCCAAAACAAGAAACGGATAAGCTTATGGATTTGGATGAGGAAACCTATTTAGGTCTTATGCGCTTTTCCAGAAAAATCGGAAAGGCAATTGAAGCCGCAGTCGATTGCAAACGAGTAGGTATGACCGTAATCGGATTGGAAGTGCCCCATGTGCACGTTCATCTGATACCCTTGAACGAAATGAAACAGGCCACCTTTCAGCATAAAGAACAACTTACCCCGACCGAATTTGAGGAAATTGCGGAAAAAATCAGGATGGCAATTGAATGATGCCTTGATAGAACAGGTAAACTACAGCACCCACAGCGGCAACAAGAAATAGAATTAATCCGTAAAAAAGGCCGGTATATTTCACCGAGGCTTTTTCCGGGACTACCATTTTTTTATAATAATCGAATAGTCTGTCGATATCATCGGTCCACTTGGCAGGGTAGATATCCGAACCGCATTTATTGCAGGTAAGCTGGCTAGTTACCTCATTTGTTGTGCGGTGGGCGAGCTTCCCGTACCTGTGCTTTTGATAGAAGCTGAGCGATAAGTCTTGGTTAAAGCACTCAGGGCAATTGCATTTTAGCGCTGCCACTTTGATGACCTCTAATTTCTCTTTTGCCATATGAAGTACTAATTACGTGAAGAACTCAAGATAAGTTCACTCTGTAAATTTATGGAATAAGCTGTAAAGATACCTGCATAATCGTGCCCTGCTTGCTCGACGAAAGTACTTTCACCTTTCCTCCGTGATATTCCTCAACGATTCTTTTCACCAAGCTTAAACCGAGCCCCCAGCCCCGTTTCTTAGAGGTTACGCCCGGGTTGAATATGGTCTGGTAATTTCCCTTGGGTATTCCCTGGCCACTATCGGATACAAGAATATGTACGAGATTGCCGTCTTTTAAGATTTCAATGCCGATATTTCCCTTTCCCCTCATGGCATCGATACCATTTTTCACCAGATTTTCTATGGTCCACTGGTATAACGACGGATTCAGCAAAACGTTGGTCGCATCAATCTGTGATTTGAAGGAAAAATGAACCAATTTTGAGCTGCGCAATTTTAAATAATCAAAGGCACTTTTGGTTTCTACAACGATATCGTGTTCCTCCAGACTTGGAAGTGATCCGATTTTAGAAAAACGCTCTGTTATGGTTTCCAATCGAGAAATATCCTTTTCGATTTCTTTGGTAATCTCGGGGTTGATATTCTCTGCCTTCAAGAGTTCGTTCCACCCCAGTAGCGATGATAAAGGTGTTCCGATCTGGTGGGCGGTTTCTTTTGCCATTCCGGCCCATAGTTTGTTCTGCTCGGAAGCTTTGTTTGTCTTAAAGAAAAAGTAGATGACCGTACCGAATAAAAGTATGATAAGCAATAGGGCCAAAGGGTAGTATTTCAGCTTATTGAGTACCTCGGAATTGCCGTAGTACAGGGTTTGTAGATGGTCTCCGTTATCATCAATGTTGATCGGGGTGTTCTCGCTTTCGAATTGCTTTATTTTTCTTTGGATGTAGAGCGAGTCGCTGGCCTGTTCCTCGGGAATGTTGTTCGTTCTAATGGCACCATCTTTGGTGACCAATATCATGGGCGTCGAGGTATTGTTCTGAAAAACCTTCAGGGTGAGGTTGCCCAGTTCGGCGGTTTCCGAAGATTGCAACAATTCTAGTTGCGCGGTGGCCCAGATTTCCATCTTGTGGCGTTCCTCTTCCTTAAAAGTCTTGAAAAAGCTATTCGTATTCCATAAAATCAGACTTACGATAACGAATGATGTTATCAATAAAACAATTTTGGAAACCTTGCTTTTCGGATTAAAGTTCATCCACTTTTGGTCTATATCCAAATATACAGCAAATTGCCATAAATCAGTGTGGGCAGATTGTATGATGGCTTGCGTGTTTGATGTACATTACTGAGGTAAAACAAGAAATTCTTGGATCTATCTTTAGAGGAACTTTGTGGTTTATAAAAAGTTTTCCTTTTAAATTTATTAATCTTCGGTGAGCACCGAACACAAAATTTTGATGGGACACCTGTTTTTGACTACCTTCAATATGCTATAAATGAAACGGATACAGCTATTCGAGTTTGAGGATTTCGACTGGTTTCCCAACTGGTTGAGGACCTGTATGACCAATCTCATCATCATTCTGTCAAAAATGATTGGAGTGGCTGAAGTGCTCGCAGGTTTGGTCACTAAGACTTTGAAAGAGCAGAACCAATCACAAATCGTTGATTTGGGTTCGGGTTCGGGCGGAGTGATGCCGGAAGTTTTGAAAATGGTCCAAAAAACACCAGGTTTAGAGAACGCTTCAATGCTTCTTACCGATCTATACCCCAATCCTATATTTATCCGAAAGTTCAATAAGAGTACCACTGATGCTATCGAATACAGCAAAGTTCCTATTGATGCTACCGATATTTCAAAAGCACCAACGGGGCTGAAGACCATGATCAATAGCTTTCATCACATGCCACCTGAAGCTGCAAAGAGTATATTGGATTCCGCGCAAAAAAACAACGAACCCTTACTGATTTACGAAATGGCCGAGAACAAAATGCCCTTATTGATCTGGTGGCTGTTGCTTCCGTTTTCATTGGTCATATTGATTATCATGGTACTGTTCATGACCCCTTTTGTGAGACCTTTGACCTGGAAACAATTGGTGTTCACCTATCTTTTACCGATAATTCCTATTTGTTATGCTTGGGACGGGCAAGCTTCATTGCCGAGAATGTACTCCTTTAAAGATATAGACCAGTTGCTCGAAGGTTTAGGGAGTACTGCCTATGGCTGGGAAAAAGGGTACGCTAGAAAAAAGAACGGTAAGGCTATGGGAACCTTTATAGTAGGGTTTCCCAAAAGCTAGTTGTTTGTTTGGGGAGCGGATTTTCGTTCTAATATCCCACAAACAATTACGAATGAAACGCTCTATATTTTATCTACTCGTCTTGTTACTAGGCGCTCAAATGTTTTCCCAAAAGGCCGATACTAACCCTGATTTTAATACGAACTCCTACATTTCAATCAACCCATTGCCATTGGCCGACCCCTTTACCCCACGGCTTAGAGTGGGCTACGTACAGCATATAAAAAACCGAATCAAGGTCGGTGTGGATATAGGTTACGGGAATGACGTTCACAAACGCAACCAAGAAGCGGGCGAATCGTACCGATTGTGGGAACTGCGCCCCGAGGTGTACTATGTACTAAAACCGGAGGCAAAAACGATAAAATATATTTCCGCGGAGTTTTTCTATATCAATCAAGAAAATCGTTTTGTGAATGGTGATTATGAAAGGGAAGACGGGGTAGATATTGACTATGACAGCGCCGATTATGAAAGGCAAAAGTACGGTATGCACTTGAAATTCGGACTCTTCCTCGATATTGGCAAGAGATTGGGCTTCAATTTTTATGGTGGCGTTGGGTTTCGTTTTAGAAACAACGAATATACCAATGTTGTAAATCCCCAAGAAGGGAATGTTATTAGGGAGTGGTATGTAGGATCAGAGGTCGAAGAAGGAAGCGATTTTAGATTAAATCCGTCCCTAGGTTTTAAATTTTACTATAAATTGTAAGATTTCGTAACCTTGAGGTTCCGGTTGGTCTCCAATTGCCCGTGGCAATTATTGCGTACTTTTAGAGTATACATGAGCCGCGCAACTACGATACAGGAGGTTTTAAAGCAGTTGGATACGATTATAGCCGACGCGATTGCCAAGAACAATCGGCTTGGGCTTTTTGCATACGTTTACCGCAGGACTACGGCGGAGATACTTCAAGAGGTGCAATCGGGAAGTTTTGAAGACAATGAACTTCTTGAAGAATTGGATGTGGCCTTTGCCAACCTGTACCTAGACGCGTACCGTAATTATCAGCATAAAGAGCCGATTTGTAAATCTTGGGAATTTGCTTTTGTGAACAAGGAGGAACCCCTGTCTATCTTGCAACATATTCTGATGGGCATGAACGCGCATATTAATTTAGACTTGGCAATCGCTACCGG
Protein-coding regions in this window:
- a CDS encoding HlyD family secretion protein is translated as MPDKVKIIKLKLRSEEVQEILTTPPSWIVRWGMALIFILTIILILLSFLINYPDFVTAKILVTTKEPTEKIVARYSGSIDKFFVENRDSVQIGQAIAVLKNSAIDTDVYRLKELLDSIGYNIRDFIFPLEVTSKLRLGEIEPSYIEFEKNYIEYSLLKNLKPYENQLSGNRNSLTELKSQMTNQIAQKKILEDEIILRQNEFERHERLFKKGVISNQEYEQKQLDILQTQKSINAMAISISQMREAISGANQSIRTTFINKNKDNTTFLKNLLQAYNTLNRAIGEWEYKYVLSSSINGKISFHEFWGTNQQVNTGDVVFSILPLDKNELVGKLVIPSQNAGKVILGQKVLVKLDNFPYQQYGMLIGEVKNISASPNSEGNYFVYIALSNGTKTSYNKTLPFDQELIGNAEIITENLSIAQRILYKFKDVFKY
- a CDS encoding HIT family protein; this encodes MPTLFTKIINGEIPCYKIADDENYFAFLDINPNAKGHTLCIPKQETDKLMDLDEETYLGLMRFSRKIGKAIEAAVDCKRVGMTVIGLEVPHVHVHLIPLNEMKQATFQHKEQLTPTEFEEIAEKIRMAIE
- a CDS encoding ABC transporter ATP-binding protein; translation: MAKEKLEVIKVAALKCNCPECFNQDLSLSFYQKHRYGKLAHRTTNEVTSQLTCNKCGSDIYPAKWTDDIDRLFDYYKKMVVPEKASVKYTGLFYGLILFLVAAVGAVVYLFYQGIIQLPS
- a CDS encoding sensor histidine kinase, with amino-acid sequence MNFNPKSKVSKIVLLITSFVIVSLILWNTNSFFKTFKEEERHKMEIWATAQLELLQSSETAELGNLTLKVFQNNTSTPMILVTKDGAIRTNNIPEEQASDSLYIQRKIKQFESENTPINIDDNGDHLQTLYYGNSEVLNKLKYYPLALLLIILLFGTVIYFFFKTNKASEQNKLWAGMAKETAHQIGTPLSSLLGWNELLKAENINPEITKEIEKDISRLETITERFSKIGSLPSLEEHDIVVETKSAFDYLKLRSSKLVHFSFKSQIDATNVLLNPSLYQWTIENLVKNGIDAMRGKGNIGIEILKDGNLVHILVSDSGQGIPKGNYQTIFNPGVTSKKRGWGLGLSLVKRIVEEYHGGKVKVLSSSKQGTIMQVSLQLIP
- the greA gene encoding transcription elongation factor GreA, which gives rise to MSNVSYYTPEGLKKLKDELNQLRDVERPKASQAIAEARDKGDLSENAEYDAAKEAQGLLEMRISKMESTLANARLIDESQLDTSKVLILSTVKLKNHNNGMEMKYTLVAESEADLKSGKISVSSPIGRGLLGKKVGDTAEITVPSGTLKFEILEISRS
- a CDS encoding peptidase domain-containing ABC transporter gives rise to the protein MKKTFPFYRQPDSKDCGPTCLRIVSKHYGKLISLEKIRRLSETTREGSNLLKLSDAAEALGFKTIGVKLGYNKLKAAPLPFIVHWNKNHFAVVYKIKNSRVFVSDPAYGLIDYSINEFIGHWIGNNADDTSQEGIALLLETTLKFKKQDWEETNRSSIGFIYQYFFKYKSLLIQLCIGLLAGSVLQLIFPFLTQSIVDVGIQNQDVSFIYIVLIAQVMLYIGKASIEIFRSWILLHLSTRINISLVSDFFIKLMNLPIAFFDTRMTGDIMQRINDHNRIEQLLTGSTLNTLFSFVNLVVFGAVLFYYSPTIFLIFIFGSFLYVIWILYFLKRRKELDYKRFSELSEEQSTVIELINGMQEIKMNNAEKQKRWKWEFNQARLFKVSIKSLSLEQTQGTGSSFINELKNIGITFTSAILVIEGSITLGMMLSIQYIIGQLNGPITQMVGFIRAYQDAKISMERLAEIHDKDDEESKEKQFVSVVKENQELQLSKVDFRYLGSDEKVLKGIDLVIPPKKITAIVGASGSGKTTLMKLLLKFYQPDNGTITYGENDLASISHRTWRDECGVVMQEGYIFNDTIGYNIAVGQSVIDYQKLIKASKVANIYDFIQNLPLGFNTKIGNEGIGISTGQKQRLLIARAIYKNPKILFFDEATSALDSKNERIIMENLNSFFKNRTVVVIAHRLSTVKNANKIVVIDEGEIIEIGSHEALLSTKGIYYNLVRSQLELGNIKR